GTAATGGAGGGGACTAATATGGGAGTATATAACAGTGACTGGCTACTCAATCAGATTCGTGGGACAGCTAATGTGGTCAGTAAGGCTTTTAAATTTGAGACTCTAGATATTGATTTAGGTCAGGTGGAGGACGAGCAAGGTCACACTATTGATGGAAATGACTACATTGACGACTTGTTAATCCATGAACAGTATGATCAGGCAACTACCTTCATTCATAGTCAACTCAAGCGTTTGACGACTAATGACTATAATCTCCTTGTCAGCGTCTATATTGAGTATTTGGAGAATTTGCCACCTGTAATAAGACAGAAACACCATTTTGACGAGAGGAAAATAGCAAGTTTGAGGGAAAAGCTGTCCGAATTTTCATGGTAATTTGCTAGAGAGAGTGGGAGAGGAAACGCCAAGCGTTTACGACTTTTCCACCCTCTTTTTTGTGTTATAATAGAGTCACTATGGATAAATTAATAAAAACAATTTCAGAATCAGGTTCTTTCCGTGCTTACGTTCTTGATAGCACTGAAACAGTTAGAACCGCACAAGAAAAACACAATACATTATCATCATCAACAGTTGCTTTGGGGCGTACCCTTATTGCCAATCAAATCTTGGCTGCTAACCAAAAAGGTGAGAGCAAAATTACGGTTAAAGTTATCGGGAACAGCTCTTTTGGGCATATCATCTCTGTAGCTGATACCAAAGGACATGTTAAGGGCTACATCCAAAATCCAGGTGTGGACATCAAGAAAACAGCAACTGGTGAAGTCTTGGTGGGTCCTTTCATGGGACAAGGGCAGTTTGTTTCTATCATCGATTATGGAACTGGTAATCCCTACACGTCATCAACACCACTTATTTCTGGTGAAATCGGTGAAGACTTTGCCTACTATTTGACAGAATCTGAGCAAACGCCATCTGCTGTAGGTCTTAATGTACTTCTTGACGAAGAGGACAAGGTCAAGGTTGCTGGTGGCTTCATGCTTCAGGTCTTGCCAGGAGCTAGCGAGGAAGAAATCGCTCGTTACGAAAAACGCATCCAAGAGATGCCAGCCATTTCAACGCTTTTGGCGTCTGATGACCATATCGAAGCTCTCTTGAATGCCATTTATGGGGATGAACCTTTCAAACGTTTGTCTGAAGAGGAGCTTAGCTTTGAGTGTGATTGCTCACGTGAACGTTTTGAAAATGCCCTCTTGACACTTGGTAAGGATGAACTTCAAGCCATGAAAGACGAGGACCATGGTGCTGAAATCGTCTGTCAATTCTGCCAAACCAAGTATGAATTTTCAGAAGCTGACTTGGAGGAACTCATCAATGACTAAACTTAATTCGTCCTTCATGATTGGAAACGTAGAGATTCCTCATCGTACAGTATTAGCTCCGATGGCAGGTGTGACCAACTCGGCCTTCCGTACCATTGCCAAGGAATTTGGTGCTGGTCTTGTGGTTATGGAGATGATCTCTGAAAAAGGGCTCCTCTACAATAATGAGAAGACCCTCCACATGCTTCATATTGATGAGAATGAGCATCCAATGTCTATCCAGCTTTTCGGTGGTGATGCTGAGGGCTTGAAGCGTGCGGCTGACTTTATCCAGACCAATACCAAGGCTGATATCGTTGATATCAACATGGGTTGTCCGGTCAATAAGGTAGTCAAAAATGAAGCTGGTGCCAAGTGGCTCAAGGATCCAGACAAGATTTACCACATTGTCAAGGAAGTAACGTCAGTACTTGATATTCCTTTGACTGTTAAGATGCGTACGGGTTGGTCAAATAGTGATTTGGCTGTGGAAAACGCTCTTGCAGCTGAGTCTGCAGGTGTTTCTGCCCTTGCTATGCACGGCCGTACTCGTGAGCAAATGTACACAGGTCACTGTGATCACGAGACTTTGGCCCGTGTTGCTAAGGCTATCACTAAGATTCCGTTTATCGGAAATGGCGATGTTCGTAGCGTTCAAGACGCTAAACTTATGATTGAAGAACTTGGTGTAGACGCCGTTATGGTGGGTCGTGCAGCTATGAACAATCCTTACATTTTCACGCAAATCAACCACTTCTTCGAAACAGGAGAGGAGTTGCCAGAACTTCCATTTGATAAGAAATTGGACATCGCCGAAGATCATCTCAAACGTTTGGTAGACCTTAAAGGTGAAAAGATTGCTGTCCGTGAATTCCGTGGTTTGGCACCACACTATCTTCGTGGCACAGCAGGAGCAGCTAAGGTTCGTGGCGAAGTCTCACGTGCCGAGTCTGTTGCTCAGGTTGAAGAAATCTTTGCGACTTTGCGATAACTCTATATCTGATAAAAACTTAACCAGCTTGGTTAGGTTTTTATTTTACTCTTATTCTTCCTTGATAGTGATGATAGCCCATCACCAATCTTTTTCTTTGTCCTCCCTTGCAAAATCTCTATGTTTTCGATATAATTAACTGGTTAAGTAAATGGAGAAAGCAATGCTAGAACTAGAAGAACAAGTCAATCAATTGATTAATCAAATCGTGCTCAAGGCTGAAAATCAGCATGAGCTCCTTATTGGTCAGTGCCGTAGTCAAGTCAAATTGACTAATACTCAGGAACATATTCTCATGCTTTTGGCTGAGGGTCGCAAGACCAATTCGGAGTTGGCAAAGACCTTAAATGTCAGTCAGGCTGCTGTTACCAAGGCTGTTAAAACCTTGGTCAAAGAGGGTATGTTGGAGGCTAAGAAAGACAAGGATGATGGGCGCGTGACCTACTTTGTCTTGACACAGGAGGCTCAACCCATAGCTCAGGAGCATGAGGAACACCACCAAGAGACCTTGGGGGTTTATCGGTCTGTATTGGATCAGTTTGATAATCAAGAGCGTCAGGTTATTGGACGTTTCTTGACAGAATTAGCAGAAAAAATTGAGGAATAAGATGCGCTATATTACAGTTGAAGGACTGAGCTTCCAGTATGATGCGGAGCCCGTTCTGGACAATATTCACTATCATTTGGATTCTGGGGAGTTTGTAACCCTGACTGGGGAAAATGGAGCTGCCAAGTCAACGCTTATCAAGGCTACCCTCGGAATTCTCAAGCCTAAGAAGGGAACTGTAACCATCTCTGAAACCAATAAAGATGGTAAAAAGCTTCGTATGGCCTATCTTCCCCAGCAAATTGCCAGCTTTAATGCAGGTTTTCCGAGCACGGTCTACGAGTTTGTGAAGTCTGGCCGTTATCCTCGTCAGGGGTGGTTTCGTCGTTTGACGAAGCACGACTTGGAACACGTTCAACGTGCCCTTGAGTCTGTAGGTATGTGGGAAAATCGTCACAAGCAAATTGGGCGTCTCTCAGGTGGCCAGAAGCAACGTGCTGTTATTGCTCGTATTTTTGCCTCAGATCCAGATATTTTTGTCTTGGATGAGCCAACGACGGGTATGGATGCAGGGACAGCTAATACTTTCTATGAACTCATGCACCACTCGGCTCACAAGCATGGCAAGTCGGTCTTGATGATTACCCACGACCCAGAGGAAGTCAAAGAGTACACAGACCGTAATATTCATCTGGTTCGTAATCAGAAATTGCCTTGGCGTTGTTTCAATGTTCATGAAAAGGATGGAGAGGAGCACAGACATGATTAGTGAATTATTAGCCTATGATTTTATGCAACGTGCTATTCTCGCCGTGATTGCTATCAG
The DNA window shown above is from Streptococcus salivarius and carries:
- the hslO gene encoding Hsp33 family molecular chaperone HslO; the encoded protein is MDKLIKTISESGSFRAYVLDSTETVRTAQEKHNTLSSSTVALGRTLIANQILAANQKGESKITVKVIGNSSFGHIISVADTKGHVKGYIQNPGVDIKKTATGEVLVGPFMGQGQFVSIIDYGTGNPYTSSTPLISGEIGEDFAYYLTESEQTPSAVGLNVLLDEEDKVKVAGGFMLQVLPGASEEEIARYEKRIQEMPAISTLLASDDHIEALLNAIYGDEPFKRLSEEELSFECDCSRERFENALLTLGKDELQAMKDEDHGAEIVCQFCQTKYEFSEADLEELIND
- the dusB gene encoding tRNA dihydrouridine synthase DusB → MTKLNSSFMIGNVEIPHRTVLAPMAGVTNSAFRTIAKEFGAGLVVMEMISEKGLLYNNEKTLHMLHIDENEHPMSIQLFGGDAEGLKRAADFIQTNTKADIVDINMGCPVNKVVKNEAGAKWLKDPDKIYHIVKEVTSVLDIPLTVKMRTGWSNSDLAVENALAAESAGVSALAMHGRTREQMYTGHCDHETLARVAKAITKIPFIGNGDVRSVQDAKLMIEELGVDAVMVGRAAMNNPYIFTQINHFFETGEELPELPFDKKLDIAEDHLKRLVDLKGEKIAVREFRGLAPHYLRGTAGAAKVRGEVSRAESVAQVEEIFATLR
- a CDS encoding zinc-dependent MarR family transcriptional regulator, producing the protein MLELEEQVNQLINQIVLKAENQHELLIGQCRSQVKLTNTQEHILMLLAEGRKTNSELAKTLNVSQAAVTKAVKTLVKEGMLEAKKDKDDGRVTYFVLTQEAQPIAQEHEEHHQETLGVYRSVLDQFDNQERQVIGRFLTELAEKIEE
- a CDS encoding metal ABC transporter ATP-binding protein encodes the protein MRYITVEGLSFQYDAEPVLDNIHYHLDSGEFVTLTGENGAAKSTLIKATLGILKPKKGTVTISETNKDGKKLRMAYLPQQIASFNAGFPSTVYEFVKSGRYPRQGWFRRLTKHDLEHVQRALESVGMWENRHKQIGRLSGGQKQRAVIARIFASDPDIFVLDEPTTGMDAGTANTFYELMHHSAHKHGKSVLMITHDPEEVKEYTDRNIHLVRNQKLPWRCFNVHEKDGEEHRHD